The following are encoded together in the Serratia sp. UGAL515B_01 genome:
- the rpoE gene encoding RNA polymerase sigma factor RpoE: MSEQLTDQVLVERVQKGDQKSFNLLVVRYQHKVASLVSRYVPQGDVPDVVQESFIKAYRALESFRGDSAFYTWLYRIAVNTAKNYLVAQGRRPPSSDVDANDAENYESAGALKEISNPENLMLSEELRKIVFRTIESLPEDLRMAITLRELDGLSYEEIAVIMDCPVGTVRSRIFRAREAIDNKVQPLIQR, encoded by the coding sequence AGTTGACGGATCAGGTTTTGGTAGAACGGGTCCAAAAGGGCGATCAGAAATCGTTTAACTTACTGGTAGTGCGCTATCAGCATAAAGTGGCGAGCCTTGTTTCGCGTTATGTACCGCAGGGCGACGTACCGGATGTGGTGCAGGAGTCGTTTATTAAGGCCTATAGAGCACTGGAATCATTCCGGGGTGATAGCGCTTTTTATACCTGGTTGTACCGAATCGCTGTGAATACAGCAAAAAATTATCTCGTTGCTCAGGGGAGGCGTCCACCATCAAGTGATGTTGATGCCAATGATGCTGAAAATTACGAAAGTGCTGGTGCGCTGAAAGAAATTTCGAACCCTGAGAATTTAATGTTGTCAGAAGAACTGAGAAAGATAGTTTTCCGTACTATTGAGTCACTTCCGGAGGATCTTCGCATGGCGATTACCTTGCGGGAGCTGGATGGTTTAAGCTACGAAGAAATAGCAGTCATCATGGATTGCCCCGTAGGAACGGTACGTTCGCGTATTTTCCGCGCTCGGGAGGCTATCGATAATAAAGTTCAACCGCTGATCCAACGTTAG
- the rseC gene encoding SoxR-reducing system protein RseC, whose translation MMKEWATVVSWQQGVALLRCEPKSGCGSCSGRSGCGVHALNELAPGSEHYLQLQIAQPLEPGQRVEIGIAEGSLLRSATLVYMVPLFAVILGGGLLQWLLGSDAAALLGAVLGGMGAFTVVRLLTPYFDKQADFQPVVLQIGLPPGAIRLHTQTEDPV comes from the coding sequence ATGATGAAAGAGTGGGCGACTGTTGTTTCGTGGCAACAGGGTGTAGCTTTGCTGCGCTGTGAACCCAAATCTGGGTGTGGCAGCTGTTCCGGGCGTTCAGGGTGTGGCGTTCATGCACTGAACGAGTTAGCTCCGGGAAGTGAACATTATTTGCAGCTACAAATTGCACAACCTCTTGAACCTGGTCAGCGTGTAGAAATAGGCATTGCCGAAGGTAGTTTGTTACGTTCAGCAACGTTGGTCTACATGGTACCGCTCTTCGCTGTCATTCTGGGGGGGGGACTATTACAGTGGTTGTTGGGCAGTGACGCCGCTGCCTTACTTGGTGCTGTCCTGGGAGGAATGGGCGCTTTTACGGTGGTTCGCTTGTTGACACCGTATTTTGATAAACAAGCCGATTTTCAACCCGTTGTCTTGCAGATTGGTTTGCCGCCTGGAGCCATACGTTTGCATACTCAAACAGAAGACCCCGTTTAA
- the pdxJ gene encoding pyridoxine 5'-phosphate synthase, which yields MADLLLGVNIDHIATLRNARGTNYPDPVQAAFIAEQAGADGITVHLREDRRHITDRDVRILRQTIQTRMNLEMAVTDEMLDIAIELKPQFCCLVPEKRQEVTTEGGLDVAGQLDKMTVAVERLSQAGILVSLFIDADHRQIDAAVSVGAPYIEIHTGAYAEAEGELTVQAELSRIAKAATYAAGKGLKVNAGHGLTYHNVQPIAALPEMHELNIGHSIIGQAVMTGLPAAVADMKLLMREARR from the coding sequence ATGGCTGATTTGCTGCTGGGTGTTAATATCGATCATATTGCCACGTTACGTAATGCGCGTGGAACCAACTACCCGGACCCGGTGCAGGCGGCGTTTATTGCTGAGCAAGCGGGGGCTGATGGTATCACCGTTCATTTGCGTGAAGATCGTCGTCACATCACCGATCGTGATGTACGTATTCTGCGCCAGACCATTCAAACGCGTATGAATCTTGAAATGGCCGTCACCGACGAAATGCTTGATATTGCGATTGAGCTGAAACCCCAGTTCTGTTGCCTGGTTCCGGAAAAGCGTCAAGAGGTTACTACTGAAGGCGGATTGGACGTTGCGGGGCAATTGGACAAAATGACCGTAGCGGTTGAACGCTTATCACAGGCCGGTATCTTGGTATCATTGTTTATCGATGCCGATCATCGCCAGATTGATGCTGCTGTTTCCGTAGGTGCCCCCTATATTGAAATTCATACTGGCGCCTATGCTGAAGCTGAGGGCGAACTGACCGTTCAGGCTGAGCTGTCGCGCATTGCCAAAGCGGCGACCTACGCAGCTGGTAAAGGGCTGAAAGTCAACGCAGGTCATGGTTTGACCTACCACAACGTGCAACCGATCGCTGCTTTGCCAGAGATGCACGAATTGAATATCGGCCATTCTATTATTGGTCAAGCGGTGATGACTGGCTTACCTGCGGCGGTGGCCGATATGAAACTGCTGATGCGGGAAGCACGGCGCTAA
- the rseA gene encoding anti-sigma-E factor RseA: protein MQKEKLSALMDGEMLDKELLGSLCRDRALQKSWQGYHLIRDTLRGDIGQVMHLDIADRVAAALEKEPARLVPLEVSESQPHPHTWEKLPFWHKVRPWASQITQVGIAACVSLAVIVGVQHYNQPDVSPGNIESPVFNTLPIMGQASPVSLGVPADSFSTGTGSGQRQQVQEQRKRINAMLQDYELQRRLHSEQLQLEQSPSKQAAIQVPGTQSLGIQQQ from the coding sequence ATGCAGAAAGAAAAGCTTTCCGCTCTGATGGACGGTGAAATGCTCGACAAGGAGCTGTTAGGTTCGTTGTGTAGAGATAGAGCACTTCAAAAAAGTTGGCAGGGCTATCACCTGATTCGTGACACATTGCGAGGTGATATTGGACAAGTAATGCATCTCGATATTGCAGATCGTGTTGCAGCTGCGTTAGAAAAAGAACCGGCTCGATTGGTTCCTTTGGAAGTTTCTGAGTCTCAGCCTCATCCCCACACTTGGGAAAAACTGCCGTTCTGGCACAAGGTTCGTCCTTGGGCAAGTCAGATTACACAGGTGGGCATTGCGGCTTGTGTTTCTTTAGCTGTGATTGTCGGTGTGCAACACTACAATCAACCAGATGTGTCGCCTGGAAACATTGAATCGCCAGTGTTTAATACGTTACCTATTATGGGACAAGCTTCTCCAGTTAGCCTTGGTGTCCCTGCTGACAGTTTCTCGACGGGTACTGGTAGTGGCCAACGGCAGCAGGTACAAGAACAACGTAAGCGCATTAATGCTATGTTACAGGATTATGAACTACAGCGCCGTTTACATTCTGAACAGCTGCAGCTTGAGCAAAGTCCGTCAAAACAGGCGGCTATTCAGGTTCCTGGAACTCAGTCTTTAGGAATTCAGCAGCAGTAA
- a CDS encoding YfhL family 4Fe-4S dicluster ferredoxin, producing the protein MALLITHKCINCDMCEPECPNQAISMGDDIYHIDANRCTECVGHYDTPTCQQVCPIDNTIIIDPQHIESQEQLWEKFVVLHHADSL; encoded by the coding sequence ATGGCCCTGCTAATCACACATAAATGTATCAATTGCGATATGTGCGAACCAGAATGCCCAAATCAGGCCATTTCGATGGGAGATGATATTTACCACATCGATGCTAACCGCTGCACCGAGTGCGTAGGCCACTACGATACTCCAACCTGTCAGCAAGTGTGCCCGATCGATAACACCATCATTATCGATCCACAACATATAGAGAGCCAGGAACAACTGTGGGAAAAGTTTGTTGTACTGCATCACGCCGATAGCCTGTAA
- the rseB gene encoding sigma-E factor regulatory protein RseB: MKQIWFSACLLTTVSLFNSNIASAQPASGAILQQMSIASRSLNYELAYISISKQGIDSLRYRHAVIDNQPLGQLLHMDGPRREILQRGGGISYFEPGLEPFTLSGDHIVDAMPAIVFADFDYLAKYYDFISVGRTRISDTPCDVFRVVARDGSRYSYIVWMDIESKLPLRVDLLDRDGETLEQYRVISVLIGDQVKHVMQGLLKANLPPLLSLPAAENVKLAWDTGWLPEGVNEVARNRRKLPNVADPVESRLYSDGLFSFSVNVSPSGNNVGQQFYRQGRRTIQTESRNGNEITVVGELPPSTAKRIADSVSFKVSPQ, from the coding sequence ATGAAGCAAATCTGGTTTTCTGCTTGTTTACTAACAACGGTCAGCTTGTTCAATTCAAATATCGCCTCGGCGCAACCTGCGTCCGGGGCGATATTGCAACAGATGAGCATTGCCAGCCGTTCACTCAATTATGAACTCGCCTATATCAGTATCAGCAAACAGGGCATCGATTCGTTACGCTATCGTCATGCGGTAATCGACAACCAGCCTTTAGGCCAACTGCTGCATATGGATGGCCCACGCAGGGAAATACTGCAACGCGGCGGGGGCATCAGCTATTTTGAACCCGGATTAGAGCCTTTTACGCTATCTGGCGATCATATTGTCGATGCAATGCCAGCTATCGTTTTTGCTGATTTTGACTATCTTGCAAAGTATTACGACTTCATTTCCGTCGGGCGCACCCGCATTTCCGATACACCATGTGATGTCTTTCGTGTCGTGGCTCGAGATGGTTCCCGTTACAGCTATATTGTCTGGATGGATATTGAATCCAAGCTGCCGTTGCGTGTTGATTTGCTTGATCGTGATGGTGAAACACTGGAGCAATATCGCGTTATTTCGGTATTAATAGGCGATCAGGTGAAGCACGTTATGCAAGGTTTACTCAAAGCTAACCTTCCACCGTTACTGTCTTTACCCGCTGCTGAAAATGTGAAGTTGGCTTGGGATACCGGTTGGCTTCCTGAAGGGGTAAATGAAGTTGCTCGAAATCGCCGTAAGTTGCCAAATGTGGCAGATCCGGTAGAGTCGCGCTTGTATAGTGATGGCCTATTCAGTTTCTCGGTCAATGTTAGCCCTTCGGGCAATAATGTTGGGCAACAGTTTTATCGTCAGGGGCGCAGGACAATCCAGACTGAAAGTCGTAATGGCAATGAAATTACCGTCGTTGGTGAGTTGCCACCGTCAACGGCCAAACGTATTGCCGACAGCGTTTCCTTCAAGGTATCACCGCAATGA
- the recO gene encoding DNA repair protein RecO, with protein sequence MEGWERAFVLHGWPYSETSLMLDLFTESQGRVRLLAKGARSRRSNLKGCLQPFTPLLVRWGGRGEVKTLRNAEAISLGLPLTGTMLYSGLYVNELLSRVLEQGTNYSVLFFDYLQCLQALAAEESSPEVALRQFELALLRHLGYGLDFLHCAGSGEPVDDGMTYRYREEKGFIATLVVDHHSFTGRELRALAARQFPDAETLRAAKRFTRMALKPYLGGKPLKSRELFRQFVRKQPNHLVDET encoded by the coding sequence ATGGAAGGCTGGGAACGCGCTTTCGTCCTGCATGGGTGGCCGTACAGTGAAACCAGCTTGATGCTGGATCTATTCACTGAAAGCCAAGGGCGAGTACGTTTACTGGCAAAAGGCGCGCGTAGTCGCCGTTCCAATCTGAAGGGCTGCTTGCAGCCCTTTACCCCTTTGCTAGTACGCTGGGGCGGGCGTGGTGAAGTAAAAACGCTGCGTAACGCCGAAGCGATCTCTCTTGGTTTACCCCTCACTGGCACGATGCTTTATAGCGGCCTTTATGTAAACGAACTGCTGTCACGGGTGCTGGAGCAGGGAACCAACTATTCAGTCCTATTCTTCGACTACCTGCAGTGTCTACAGGCACTGGCAGCAGAGGAGAGCTCACCAGAGGTGGCCCTGCGACAGTTTGAGCTGGCCTTGCTAAGGCATCTGGGGTACGGGCTCGATTTTCTCCATTGTGCTGGCAGTGGTGAGCCGGTAGATGACGGAATGACGTATCGCTACCGTGAAGAGAAAGGGTTTATCGCCACGTTGGTCGTGGACCATCACAGCTTTACCGGTCGTGAGTTACGAGCGCTGGCCGCACGTCAATTCCCTGATGCAGAAACTCTGCGTGCCGCCAAACGTTTTACCCGCATGGCGCTAAAACCCTATCTCGGTGGTAAACCACTAAAGAGCCGTGAGCTGTTTCGCCAATTTGTGCGTAAACAACCTAATCACCTTGTTGATGAAACCTAG
- the era gene encoding GTPase Era has translation MSEEKQYCGFIAIVGRPNVGKSTLLNQLLGQKVSITSRKPQTTRHRIMGIHTEGPYQAIYVDTPGLHIEEKRAINRLMNRAASSSIGDVELVIFVVEGTHWTADDEMVVNKLRSLKCPVLLAINKVDNVTDKSRLLPHISFLSQQMNFLDVVPISAEKGTNLDTIAAIVRKLLPEAGHHFPEDYITDRSQRFMASEIIREKLMRFLGEELPYSVTVEIEQFVANDRGGYDVHGLILVEREGQKKMVIGNKGSKIKTIGIEARQDMEQMFEAKVHLELWVKVKSGWADDERALRSLGYVDDLK, from the coding sequence ATGAGCGAAGAAAAACAATACTGTGGTTTTATCGCGATCGTTGGTCGTCCTAACGTGGGCAAATCGACGCTGTTGAACCAGTTGCTAGGGCAAAAAGTCTCTATCACCTCGCGTAAACCACAGACGACACGTCACCGTATTATGGGGATCCATACCGAAGGGCCTTATCAAGCCATCTATGTAGATACCCCTGGGCTGCATATTGAGGAAAAACGAGCCATCAACCGTTTGATGAACCGCGCTGCCAGCAGCTCGATTGGTGATGTGGAATTGGTGATCTTCGTGGTGGAAGGCACTCACTGGACTGCCGATGATGAGATGGTGGTCAATAAACTACGTAGCCTGAAGTGCCCGGTACTGTTGGCAATTAACAAGGTCGATAACGTTACCGATAAATCACGTTTGTTGCCGCATATCTCTTTCCTCAGCCAGCAGATGAATTTCCTTGATGTGGTGCCAATCTCCGCTGAAAAAGGAACGAACCTGGATACGATTGCTGCTATTGTTCGTAAACTCCTGCCGGAAGCAGGACATCACTTCCCTGAGGATTATATTACCGACCGTTCCCAGCGCTTTATGGCTTCGGAGATTATCCGCGAAAAGCTGATGCGTTTCCTCGGTGAAGAACTGCCGTACTCGGTCACGGTGGAAATCGAACAGTTCGTTGCCAACGATCGCGGAGGTTACGATGTCCACGGTTTGATCTTGGTAGAGCGTGAAGGTCAGAAAAAAATGGTCATCGGCAACAAAGGCTCGAAGATCAAAACGATTGGTATCGAAGCACGTCAGGATATGGAACAGATGTTTGAAGCCAAGGTACATCTGGAACTATGGGTTAAAGTAAAATCCGGCTGGGCGGACGATGAGCGTGCGTTGCGCAGTCTGGGCTATGTTGACGATCTGAAGTAA
- the rnc gene encoding ribonuclease III, producing MNPIVINRLQRKLGYTFQQQELLLQALTHRSASSRHNERLEFLGDSILSFVIANALYQRFPRVDEGDMSRMRATLVRGNTLAEMAREFDLGECLRLGPGELKSGGFRRESILADTVEALIGGVFLDSDIQTVERLILDWYRSRLDEISPGDKQKDPKTRLQEFLQGRHLPLPSYLVVQVHGEAHDQEFTIHCHVSGLNEPVVGTGSSRRKAEQAAAEQALKKLELE from the coding sequence ATGAATCCCATCGTAATAAATAGGTTGCAGCGTAAGCTGGGCTATACTTTTCAACAGCAGGAGCTCTTACTGCAAGCGTTAACTCACCGTAGCGCCAGCAGCAGACACAATGAACGTCTTGAGTTTCTGGGCGACTCTATTCTTAGCTTTGTCATCGCTAACGCGCTTTATCAACGTTTTCCTCGTGTTGATGAAGGGGATATGAGCCGTATGCGTGCCACCCTGGTGAGAGGGAATACGCTGGCGGAGATGGCGCGTGAGTTTGATCTCGGTGAATGTTTGCGCCTGGGGCCAGGTGAGCTTAAAAGCGGTGGATTCCGCCGTGAGTCAATCTTGGCGGACACTGTAGAAGCATTAATCGGCGGCGTGTTTTTGGATAGCGATATTCAAACCGTCGAGCGCCTGATTTTGGATTGGTATCGCAGTCGGTTAGACGAAATCAGCCCCGGTGATAAACAAAAAGATCCAAAAACTCGCTTGCAGGAGTTTTTACAAGGTCGTCATCTGCCGTTGCCATCCTATCTGGTGGTGCAGGTTCACGGTGAAGCGCACGATCAGGAATTTACTATCCACTGTCATGTGAGTGGGTTGAACGAGCCCGTTGTGGGAACTGGTTCAAGCCGCCGTAAAGCCGAACAGGCAGCAGCAGAACAGGCGCTGAAAAAGCTGGAGCTTGAATGA
- the lepA gene encoding translation elongation factor 4: protein MKHIRNFSIIAHIDHGKSTLSDRIIQICGGLTEREMASQVLDSMDLERERGITIKAQSVTLDYKALDGQTYHLNFIDTPGHVDFSYEVSRSLAACEGALLVVDAGQGVEAQTLANCYTALDMNLEVVPVLNKIDLPAADPDRAAQEIEDIVGIDATDAVRCSAKTGLGVPDVLERLVRDIPPPEGDPDAPLQALIIDSWFDNYLGVVSLIRVKNGTLRKGDKIKVMSTGQTYNADRLGIFTPKRIDRDVLNCGEVGWLVCAIKDILGAPVGDTLTLARQPADKMLPGFKKVKPQVYAGLFPISSDDYEAFRDALGKLSLNDASLFYEPESSTALGFGFRCGFLGLLHMEIIQERLEREYDLELITTAPTVVYEVETTSNETIYVDSPSKLPALNNIAELREPIAECHMLMPQEYLGNVITLCVEKRGVQTNMVYHGNQVALTYEIPMAEVVLDFFDRLKSTSRGYASLDYNFKRFQASDMVRVDVLINNERVDALALITHRDNSQYRGRELVEKMKDLIPRQQFDIAIQAAIGNHIIARSTVKQLRKNVLAKCYGGDVSRKKKLLQKQKDGKKRMKQVGNVELPQEAFLAILHVGKDK from the coding sequence ATGAAGCATATACGAAATTTCTCCATTATTGCCCATATTGACCACGGTAAGTCGACGTTGTCTGACCGTATTATTCAAATTTGCGGTGGCCTGACCGAACGTGAAATGGCTTCCCAGGTGCTGGATTCGATGGATCTGGAGCGTGAGCGTGGTATTACTATCAAAGCGCAAAGCGTAACACTCGATTACAAAGCGTTAGATGGCCAGACTTATCATCTGAACTTTATCGACACGCCTGGACACGTTGACTTCTCTTATGAGGTTTCCCGTTCATTGGCTGCCTGTGAAGGTGCGTTGCTGGTGGTGGATGCAGGGCAGGGGGTAGAAGCACAGACATTGGCCAACTGTTATACCGCGCTAGACATGAATCTGGAAGTTGTCCCGGTCTTGAACAAGATTGACCTGCCAGCCGCCGATCCGGATCGTGCCGCACAGGAAATTGAAGATATTGTGGGCATAGATGCTACTGACGCTGTGCGTTGCTCAGCGAAAACCGGCCTAGGCGTACCTGATGTGCTTGAACGTTTGGTACGTGACATTCCTCCACCGGAAGGTGATCCGGATGCACCGCTGCAGGCACTGATTATTGACTCATGGTTTGATAACTACCTTGGTGTCGTTTCCCTGATCCGCGTGAAAAACGGTACGTTGCGCAAGGGAGACAAAATCAAGGTAATGAGTACTGGCCAAACCTATAACGCCGATCGTCTGGGGATTTTCACCCCTAAACGTATCGATCGCGATGTATTGAACTGTGGCGAAGTGGGTTGGCTGGTTTGCGCTATTAAAGACATTCTCGGCGCACCAGTTGGTGATACTTTGACATTGGCACGTCAGCCAGCAGACAAAATGCTGCCAGGTTTCAAAAAGGTAAAACCACAGGTCTATGCTGGCCTGTTTCCAATCAGTTCTGATGATTATGAAGCGTTCCGCGATGCCTTGGGTAAGCTGAGCCTGAACGACGCCTCTCTGTTTTATGAACCGGAAAGTTCCACTGCGTTGGGCTTTGGTTTCCGCTGTGGTTTCCTGGGGTTGTTGCACATGGAGATCATTCAGGAACGTTTGGAGCGTGAATACGATCTGGAATTGATCACTACGGCACCAACGGTGGTGTATGAAGTGGAAACCACCAGTAATGAAACCATCTACGTCGACAGCCCTTCCAAGTTGCCAGCCTTGAATAACATTGCCGAGTTGCGTGAGCCTATTGCTGAATGTCATATGCTAATGCCACAGGAATATCTGGGTAACGTTATCACGCTATGCGTTGAGAAGCGCGGTGTGCAGACCAATATGGTTTACCACGGTAATCAGGTGGCGCTGACCTACGAAATTCCAATGGCTGAGGTGGTGCTCGATTTCTTTGACCGTCTAAAATCTACATCGCGTGGTTATGCTTCTTTAGATTATAACTTCAAACGTTTCCAGGCTTCGGATATGGTGCGTGTCGACGTATTAATCAATAACGAGCGTGTTGATGCACTCGCGCTGATTACTCACCGTGATAATTCGCAGTATCGGGGTCGTGAGTTGGTTGAAAAAATGAAAGACCTGATCCCACGTCAGCAATTCGATATTGCCATTCAGGCAGCGATAGGCAACCATATTATTGCTCGCTCCACGGTGAAACAGCTGCGTAAAAACGTTCTGGCAAAATGCTATGGCGGTGACGTTAGCCGTAAGAAAAAGCTTTTGCAGAAACAGAAAGACGGTAAGAAGCGTATGAAGCAGGTGGGTAACGTTGAGTTACCACAGGAAGCGTTCCTGGCTATTCTGCACGTTGGTAAAGACAAGTAA
- the lepB gene encoding signal peptidase I, translating into MANMFALILAIATLVTGIIWCFERFKWAPARRAKIAAVNEQAAGAVDEKTLANIAKQPGWVETGSSVFPVLLLVFVVRSFIYEPFQIPSGSMMPTLLIGDFILVEKFAYGIKDPITQTTLIETGHPKRGDIAVFKYPLDTKLDYIKRVIGLPGDRVTYDPVSKRVTVQPSCNDGQSCDNSLAVTYSDMQPSDFVQMFSSTNMGEISKGFFQTPLNENVPQGGVRLVERKETLGNVTHRILTVPGAQDQVRGYYQQPGKPFAEWVVPAGHYFMMGDNRDNSADSRYWGFVPERNLVGKATAIWMSFEKQEGEWPTGVRLSRIGGIH; encoded by the coding sequence ATGGCGAATATGTTTGCCCTGATCTTGGCAATTGCAACGCTGGTGACTGGGATCATCTGGTGCTTTGAGCGCTTTAAATGGGCGCCTGCACGTCGGGCGAAAATTGCTGCGGTCAATGAACAGGCCGCAGGTGCAGTTGACGAAAAAACGCTGGCCAATATTGCAAAGCAGCCGGGTTGGGTTGAAACCGGTTCTTCGGTCTTCCCTGTATTGCTGCTGGTATTTGTGGTGCGTTCATTTATTTATGAACCATTCCAAATCCCTTCTGGCTCGATGATGCCGACGTTGTTAATTGGTGATTTTATTTTGGTGGAAAAATTTGCTTACGGCATTAAGGATCCTATCACCCAAACGACGCTCATTGAAACGGGGCATCCTAAACGTGGCGATATTGCCGTATTTAAATATCCACTGGATACGAAACTGGATTATATCAAACGTGTTATCGGCCTGCCTGGTGATCGTGTCACCTATGATCCCGTCAGTAAGCGCGTGACTGTCCAACCCTCTTGTAATGATGGGCAATCATGCGATAACTCGTTGGCAGTTACCTACAGTGATATGCAGCCAAGTGATTTTGTGCAGATGTTTAGTAGCACCAATATGGGGGAAATCAGTAAAGGTTTCTTCCAGACCCCATTGAATGAGAACGTGCCACAGGGAGGCGTTCGCTTGGTCGAGCGCAAAGAGACGCTGGGTAACGTTACACATCGTATTCTCACTGTGCCAGGCGCACAGGATCAGGTCAGGGGCTACTACCAGCAACCGGGAAAACCATTTGCCGAATGGGTCGTTCCGGCAGGGCATTACTTCATGATGGGTGATAATCGCGATAATAGTGCGGATAGCCGTTATTGGGGCTTTGTTCCTGAAAGGAATCTGGTGGGTAAAGCCACGGCCATCTGGATGAGTTTCGAGAAACAGGAAGGTGAGTGGCCAACGGGCGTAAGACTTAGCCGTATCGGCGGGATTCATTAA
- the acpS gene encoding holo-ACP synthase has product MAVLGLGTDIVEIARIEAVVERSGDRLARRVLSQPEWEIYQQHQQPVRFLAKRFAVKEAVAKAFGTGIRNGLAFNQFEVFNDALGKPNIRLHERAAETAKEMGVKSIHVSLADERRYACATVIMEG; this is encoded by the coding sequence ATGGCGGTTCTTGGTTTAGGCACCGATATCGTTGAGATAGCGCGCATCGAAGCGGTGGTCGAACGTAGCGGTGATCGTTTGGCCCGTCGGGTGCTGAGCCAGCCAGAATGGGAGATATATCAACAGCATCAGCAACCGGTGCGCTTTCTGGCTAAACGTTTTGCGGTGAAGGAAGCGGTAGCTAAAGCATTTGGTACCGGTATCCGTAATGGTCTGGCATTCAATCAGTTCGAAGTTTTTAATGATGCTTTAGGCAAACCGAATATCCGGTTACATGAGCGTGCTGCCGAAACCGCTAAGGAAATGGGGGTCAAGTCAATCCACGTTTCTCTGGCGGATGAACGGCGTTATGCTTGTGCGACGGTGATCATGGAGGGATAA